In one Rutidosis leptorrhynchoides isolate AG116_Rl617_1_P2 chromosome 8, CSIRO_AGI_Rlap_v1, whole genome shotgun sequence genomic region, the following are encoded:
- the LOC139864921 gene encoding auxin response factor 4-like, with protein sequence MEIDLNHSVVNVESCGHEGDSSLSTSSNSSDCSLKSTPNSSSIYMELWHACAGPLTSLPNKGNVVVYFPQGHLEQIASHSSTHFSPNEVPSLGLPPQIFCKIVDVQFLANKENDEVYTKFTLFPLQEGDLQEKEEDGGGVTPTRSTPQMFCKTLTASDTSTHGGFSVPRRAAEDCFPPLDYKQQRPSQELVAKDLHGVEWKFRHIYRGQPRRHLLTTGWSIFVSQKSLVSGDAVLFLRGEGGELRLGTRRATRPRNTIPDTTMGNLNSCADTLESVANAVSNNGTFHVFYSPRSSRADFIVPYAKYRKSISNMISIGARFKMKFCMDESPERRFSGAVTSVGDMDPYKWPNSKWRCLTVRWDEDIGNDHQERISPWEIDLSGGAIPLLNIHSSPQFKKLRAGLHASPSGHPADLRGGYLDFEDSIRSSKVLQGQENVGPISPLYGRDKMNNPLGFRVQPAIHTGYPQNGMMMMGTGTKFVSELMRSTHHQPLSTTPYSGFLESNNTGFPKVLQGQEICSLRSLTGKTDISSWAPPRTDLGNNHCNVFNMYRTNENPGFYPLGSEGGRNFRFPNPDVYKAREDLGTGPGPGRTMPTNFMQFPVIQPSVGAGNVRDNATELQLPVEKTAVEPNSSSEKDDGTSDSIGSSCKLFGFRLHEAPPLVDAKSLNKRSCTKVHKQGNKVGRAIDLSKMSSYRELFTELETLFNMEGMVNNNPDGGWRLLYTDEENDMMVVGDDPWDEFARIATKIHIYTAEEVERLMSSGVISDNTSCLEEAPAIVDTAKSSSVGQPD encoded by the exons ATGGAGATTGATCTTAATCATTCAGTTGTTAATGTAGAATCTTGTGGACATGAAGGGGATTCTTCACTATCAACTTCATCAAACTCATCAGATTGTTCCTTAAAATCCACACCAAATTCATCATCAATTTACATGGAACTTTGGCATGCTTGTGCTGGCCCTCTTACATCTCTCCCAAATAAAGGAAATGTGGTTGTTTACTTCCCACAAGGTCATTTGGAACAAATTGCTTCACACTCATCAACTCACTTTTCACCTAATGAAGTTCCTTCTTTAGGACTACCTCCTCAGATCTTTTGCAAAATTGTTGATGTTCAATTTCTT GCAAACAAGGAAAATGATGAGGTGTACACAAAGTTCACTCTTTTCCCTCTACAAGAG GGAGATTTGCAAGAAAAGGAAGAGGATGGTGGTGGGGTTACACCAACAAGATCAACACCTCAAATGTTCTGCAAAACACTCACCGCTTCTGATACATCCACACATGGTGGATTCTCTGTACCTAGGAGAGCTGCTGAAGATTGTTTCCCACCTTTG GATTATAAGCAACAAAGGCCTAGTCAAGAACTAGTTGCTAAGGATCTACATGGAGTGGAATGGAAATTTAGGCATATTTACAGAG GTCAGCCAAGGCGACATTTGCTTACTACAGGTTGGAGCATCTTTGTAAGCCAAAAGAGTCTTGTTTCTGGAGATGCGGTTCTCTTTTTGAG GGGTGAAGGAGGAGAATTAAGGCTGGGAACCCGAAGAGCCACTCGACCAAGAAACACCATTCCCGACACAACCATGGGCAACTTGAACTCGTGTGCCGACACTCTTGAATCTGTCGCAAATGCAGTGTCGAACAATGGCACCTTTCATGTTTTTTATAGTCCAAG GTCTAGCAGGGCGGATTTTATTGTTCCTTATGCTAAGTATAGAAAATCAATCAGTAATATGATATCTATTGGTGCAAGATTCAAAATGAAATTTTGTATGGATGAGTCTCCTGAAAGAAG GTTCAGTGGAGCTGTGACAAGTGTAGGTGACATGGATCCTTACAAATGGCCTAACTCAAAATGGAGATGCTTAACG GTGAGGTGGGATGAAGATATCGGGAACGATCATCAAGAACGAATATCTCCATGGGAGATCGATCTTTCGGGTGGGGCCATCCCATTGTTGAACATTCATTCTTCCCCACAATTTAAGAAACTGCGTGCTGGTCTGCATGCATCTCCTTCTGGTCACCCTGCAGATC TGCGGGGTGGATACTTGGACTTTGAGGATTCGATAAGATCCTCTAAGGTCTTGCAAGGTCAAGAAAATGTAGGTCCGATATCACCTCTCTACGGGCGTGATAAAATGAACAACCCGTTAGGCTTTAGGGTTCAACCCGCAATCCATACGGGTTATCCCCAAAACGGGATGATGATGATGGGGACGGGTACAAAGTTTGTTAGCGAACTTATGAGGAGTACTCATCATCAACCACTTTCAACCACCCCTTATTCGGGCTTTCTGGAATCTAACAATACTGGATTCCCGAAGGTCTTGCAAGGTCAAGAAATTTGCTCGTTGAGATCATTGACTGGTAAAACCGACATCAGTTCTTGGGCCCCACCAAGAACTGATCTTGGTAACAACCATTGCAATGTTTTCAACATGTATCGAACCAATGAGAATCCTGGTTTCTATCCACTTGGTTCTGAAGGTGGGAGAAACTTCAGGTTTCCAAATCCGGATGTTTATAAAGCAAGAGAAGATCTGGGTACGGGCCCGGGCCCGGGTCGAACCATGCCTACAAACTTCATGCAGTTCCCAGTCATTCAACCTTCCGTTGGAGCTGGGAATGTGAGGGATAACGCAACCGAACTTCAGCTTCCTGTTGAGAAAACTGCTGTTGAGCCTAATTCAAGCAGCGAGAAAGACGATGGTACTTCGGACAGCATCGGGAGCAGCTGTAAACTCTTCGGTTTTCGGTTACACGAAGCTCCTCCGTTGGTTGATGCTAAAAGTTTAAACAAAAGAAGCTGTACCAAG GTTCACAAACAAGGAAATAAGGTTGGAAGGGCGATTGATCTATCGAAAATGTCAAGTTATCGTGAGTTGTTTACGGAGCTAGAAACGCTATTTAACATGGAAGGAATGGTCAATAACAATCCAGATGGCGGATGGCGACTATTGTACACCGATGAAGAGAATGATATGATGGTTGTCGGCGATGATCCATGGGA TGAGTTTGCAAGAATCGCAACAAAGATACACATATACACTGCTGAAGAAGTCGAGAGGCTGATGAGCAGCGGGGTGATTAGTGACAACACGAGCTGCTTGGAGGAAGCACCGGCTATAGTCGATACGGCTAAATCCTCATCGGTTGGCCAGCCGGATTAA